ACCAATTTATTAGGATCTATATTTTGTTCAGAATAAGTGCCATTTTTATCAATCAGTAATTTATAATTGACATTAATGAAAGAATCACCCTGCAGAAGGATGTATTCTTGATGTGAGTGTTTCTGtctattaatttttgtattatGGTTACCACTAAAACCATTTCTCTCTCTCTCAATTTCAGGTAACTGAAAGTCAAGTAAATGATTTATAGAAATCTTAGTTTTACGGCCATTCAACTTATAGTTACCACTAAATATTTCCTCTTGAATCGAGCCTTCAAAATCGGCTTGATCGGCTCCACTATAAATCTGTGTATTAGTAGATTGTCCTCTGTTAGAGCTTCTTTCATAAGAACCTCTACCTTTATTATATCTACCACGTCTACTCgtagaattatttaaagagtGTTCATTTGGATTGTGCTTACTTTTGGGACGCTTCTGCGACTTCTGACTTGCTTTGCCAGTTTGTTTTGGATTACTTCCAGAATTGGATTGTTTATCCTTCACCTTATTCAGATCATCATCGGGAGTCATTGCTAAATCCAGCAATATATAACAAAAGCCAAGGCACAATGATTAATTGTCTCTGGCTTCCTAATCGGAATCAAATAAGTTTGCAAGATTTGTGCTCTTTAAACATCAAAAAAGACAAAACAGTAACTAAATACCTAACCAATTTCCACCTACTCTATTCTACATGATACTGCATAAACTAGAACATACtgttatataaaatagaaCCAGCTTCTTAATCTTAAAGTTTCACTTATGAATcctttataaataaattttcaaagattTTTTTGGCTCTATAGTTAAGAGATCAAACGTGCGACAGACATGCTAAATGACATTAAATAGCATAATTGTAAAGCATTTATAGCTAGAGGGAATACTGCAATTAAtgcattatatatatatattcttattaaaataaaaatcgGAATGTCTTTTTATATTAGTAGTGTTATAATAtgctatatatatatttcttttaaatattttatataagcATCAATTGTAATTACATTATCTGTAAGTTAGAACTGTTCTTTTTGTTGTGttacattattattaaatatcaaCTAGGTTTAGTGATGCTAACAGTTGTCTGTTTGGAATATTAGGGTGGCTAATGGAAACAATCAAGTTCTCGGTTTTGTTTGAATtgatcatttttatttttttgccTTTAAGAATCTGAATTGGTGTAAGCTTActcaattttatattagagtttatattataaatttggATCAGATTATCACTAACcagtaataaataattttttatgaGAGATGCATTAGTGCAACAGAAATCCAGGACCATTATGTCATTTTTCCAATCTGCTATTTCACCGAATTGATTCAACAATATAACTGCCTCATCATATACTACAATGAATTGGGAAGTATTTGATATTTGGAAACAAGTACAcgtttttgttttcttattAGCTATATCTTTCTTCACATATTCGACCatcttatattttgatgCTTCCTTTTTGGAAGAAGGTTCAACTGTATTCTTAATCGTATTAGTGAAATGTGATGATTTAATGCTTGGGTAAATATCTTTGTCATTGAAGAAAGTGGGTATAGATATGCCAGTATCATTGAATGAGTCGTTAAAGACAAAATTTCCCTTGGATGTACAGacaataaatgattttttgaaCACTACTATATCATGTATCTCTAACGTTAACAAACTTGAAGTAGAGATAGGTAATAGATATTTcttgtatattttataaaatttgaatgaatTAGTCAACTTATCAAATTCAGGAGTTAAAATTACTATTTTACCTTTTCTTTCATACAGAAGATGTTTTGAATTACCAAAATCTTCTGCCATTTTGAAGCAACTAACTTTGTCTCTAATCAGAATACCTACTATTCTATTGTTGggtaaatatttctttggAGCATAATAAGCACCTAAAATACTtggaatattataataacacAATCTTCTGTTATCTAGTATAAATAACAACCCAAGCTTGATGTTGACTTCCATGCATTTTACTGCTTTGCAATCTAGAAGCTTTACAAAATTTCTTCCTATCTTATCTTCCTTCTTCATAAACACACCTTGTTCTATGGCAAGTAAAGTATATCGATTACCCTCAAAGCTGATAGACACAGAGCAAAATATAGCAGAAggtaataaaattttactGGAATTATCaacattttcttcttcatattTACGAAGAGCATTATCTAACTCAGAACCTTCAGGTGCCATTGGCAAGTTAACGGGAGCATCCTTTTCTgcatataaaaattgatcTGTAATAAcattcaaagaaaaaacaatcGTAGATAACAAATTGTCATTTTGTTTGAAACAAACTAAGAATGACGCTATCCATCtctcattttcatcattagTTGATGTTAAAAAAGTATAGGACTCATTTGTTGCTAAATTTCTTACCTTGAAACTGAATTCAGATGCTCCTCCTACATTGGATATTTCCGTAGAATGGTAGGTTTCCTTTGTGGGTGTTGCAATTAATGATTTGGAAACTGTACTTGCAGCTGATATCAAATTCGGTCTCACAGAGCTAATAGGAGTATTTGGAATATATGAACTAGATCTATCCTCCTCTTGCTTTTTTCGTTTTtccaaattcaaatattcgATTGGAATAGGTCTTTCAACGAgtttataattttcaaCATCTCCCTTTATTACTCTTTCTGTAATAAGTAAGAAATTATCCAATAACGCCAAATAGATCTCTGTTGGATCTAACCATAACTCTCTCTTTTTATGCACTATACCTGAcatcaataattttctatTGTTATCGCTCAAACCTAACTCAAGTTTATCTTGAGttttttccttttcttCTTGAGTACTACTCAAGTTCACATAGCCCACTGGAAAACTATTCTTTTTGTCGTAAACAAGTTGCTTTGAGAAACGAACTAGTTTTCTACGATCGATTGCTATGCCGTGCACTCTATCAACCTCTGAACTTAAATTTTCGATCTCTTTTATTGCCAATTGAAGATCATGATAATCTTCCATTGAAGCATCTGTGTTTTTCCAAACTGAGTTAAGAGTTATTGGTAAATTTTGCAATGACTTAAAAAAACctccaaaaaaaataacatcGTAATACATCTTTGACCTTCTAATATCTGGTAAATTATCTATATCTTTTAACCACCTTGCAAATGCAGTATTGTGCTGTTTTTCCCAAGTAATTATTTCATGAACCGTCGCCATAGATACTGCATAATTTATGTACATGTCTTTTGCCTCATGGCACCATTTGAGATATATTTTCCcaattaaatcaataaaCTTCCCTCTTGTTTTTAACTTCCAAAATATTGGATCTAGTAATAACTCTTTGTGAATACGAATCAAAGGTTCAAAGATGTCAAATGCAAGTGATGAGAAATCTGTATCTTCAGGAAGTAAATCGGGTGAAAACCTTTTACCATAAATTTCTACTGCTGCATTAGCCATATTTAATGACCTCTCTTCTAGTATAATTAAATCGAATATGAAACTTTGTCTCTGTATTTCTCTAGGGTTAATTTCAGATAATTCCTCAGGTGTTAATTTCCAATATTCTGTCCACAAACCTActgatttattaatgatttcTGATAATTCAACTTTATCTCTCCCATCACCAGAAAATCTATTCAGACAGGTGTAAGAGTAACATAAATTCGAATTTCCATCTGTTTCAGTAGTATCTAGGAAAGAATAACAAGGTAACAATTCTGTGAAAATTCCACTAACATCTAAGCCTGATACTATTATTGCAATCTCATTATTGGAATTTAGATTAGTATTATTCAAAGCTGCACTAGAAGAAAAGTTATCCGAGTCTACTTCGAATCGAACAGCACCTTGTGACACAAGAGACTCAATTATTCTATCGACATTGGAATCTATAATGTCTTGGTCAAAAGTTTTTGGCATTTGgaattctaataataattgaatcatttgaaaaaattcaattttattaaaaaaacattcGTTAAACCATTCGAAATATACTTTTAGGATCCATTCATATATATCAGACAATTTTGAAACACTATAACATTGGtacaatttattttcatccAAAAAGTTCATCGAAAAAGGTTGTATTGGGGCTGTTAGACTTGGTGCCAATTCCAATGGTTTTCCTCCTAGTAGGGAATTGAAACTACTGTGCCTGgcatttgaattattaaatgtgTAGTTTGAATCAGTATATACGCTATCAATACTGTCAGATATTCTACTTGTCCAACTAATATTTCTACTAGAGACAGGAATTGATTTTGGCATCGAAGGtctttcaaaaaatgttgGATTGTCTGATATTGTTCCACTGAGTAAGCCAAATTGAGACgatatttttctaaaattgTTTTGTGAACTTGATAAATTGGAACCACTTCTAAAATTCGAATTATTAGTTAGATCAGAAGAagttttatatatgttgGGATCATTTTCTCCAATGAAAGGCGATGGATAAGTCGGAGAGTTATTCCTATTTGTTGGTGAAATGCTAGTTGATGATTCGAATATGAAAGGGGATCTATAACTATCTGGTGATTTAAGAGGTTCGCGATTCTTTTGCTGATTCAgtgatataatattatcgtgtaaatttgaaatgGGAGGTGGTGGAGGTCTATTGCTTTTAGATTTTCTTTCTGGAGAGGAAGAAGATATAGGGTACGGCGTTGAcatgaaattatttaatgaagaaCTCTCACTAATCGGAGTCCATCCAATTGACAGATTTGCACTATTATTGCCCTCTAAACTATGTATCTTTGTTTGTAGAGGAGGTAATTTGGCAATACCATTTTTTGCTTTTGATCTAGATTTCTCTCACCGGTTCTAACATTATTAACATCATTGGTAAGTTTTTTGTTGTACATCATTCGTTATGAAACTAACTTTCTAATATAGACAAAGTTATAATTTCCCAGTAAATAGCAACGACTAGTCACTTACCCAAAACTATTCTACTTATGTGCTTGATAGCAATGCAAAAGAAAAGGGTATAGTTAGATTCTATATCTTAGTATCTCTCAATACTTTGTTATTAATACCACTTTTCAAACAGAAGAATTTTGattatatctttaaaaCGTAACCCCAACTGTAATTTAAGTCTATAACAATTGAAGCTTACGATCCAActatatctttattaattttataaatcatttgttaattgtagtttgaagaatttaattaattgtttttttgtatCTCCGCCTTAAAAGTTGATCCAGATTCCAGCGGTAATGAGATCTTGCAATGATAAAGtagataaaaatatgacTGAATACTTCTAGGATCACTCTCCCTTAACCGACAGATGCCTGCCAATCATAAGACCTTGTAATACGAAATGAATGAGATAATTGTGCCTGCATTCATAAATAGAAAGTGGATCAATAGGTAGAAATGACCTCGATTTGATCGATATTACGGTACAACGGAGGATTTAATGACGTTCATTATTTTTCCTACAGCTgcatattataattatatgtGTAGTATAAGCGACAAGTCTTAACTATGGAGGGTTGCTATCCCTACTATTACTTTTGGCTCGTTTTAACTACAGCATAAATGAATTCgttcttttttaaaatttaatggTCCAATTTTCCTGTACATAGCTCGATTACATGGATAAGGGGAATGTGATATCAATTAAATTGTTTACACTCCAGAGTTAGTATAATGAAGTCGCCAAATAATGCAGCTTTGCATAACAGCAGCTAGTATAAATTCACATTGTATTTTGCAAAACCTTTTGGTGACCGGAAATTATGACGACTCCATAGCCAAGCTGGTTAAGCCGTGCGACTGTTAATCGCAAGATCCTGAGTTCAATCGTCAGTGGGGTTgtttacatttttttttatctcACACGATCATTCAAGAACATATCAGAATGTTAATGAACAACCACAACGAACTAAATACATCATTAAGGATACCCAGATGCGTCGACCTTCACTAGACTTCACCTTTTAaactaatattaaaattcaaGTTATGGGTAAAATAAAGTTTGCTGGggttcatttattaaatttgtatataaatatatatgcatatatacatacGCTAACTATATCTATGAGGTCGCGAATGTTTAACCTTGAATGTAAGTGGCGTCTATCTTTTGCAGAGAAGGACCTAAATTCAACACTAATTTCCTTCTGTATGAAGTCTCATTTCTCAGTTGGATTGGGTTACCTTCTAAGTAAATAGTATCAAGTTGtttacaatttttcaattcttcacCTAGAGATTCAAATGACTGATCgattttattgaaagatGCCCATAAATCTGTTAGTTCTGTTAAGTGGCTcagatttgaaatttctgTGATTTTATTCGATGTGATATCTAATGTAGTTAgctttttattattctctagaccttcaatttttgagaTAAAGTTATTAGCAACATATAATTCTTCCAAGTTTTCTAGCTCTTCTAGGCCTTCgattttctttaatttattaccttggattgataatattttcaaagaCTTCAAATGATGTAGATTGATTAATCTTGGTATAGAATTTTTGCCTAACCATATTTCCTTTAATTTCGACAAGCCTACGAATGAATCTTCTTCGATTTCTTTGATTTCATTACCACCTAATTCCAAATTCTCCAACTCTGTCAATGTCGATAAGTTCTCAATTTTTgagattttattttgtacCAAGTACAAATTCTTTAGTTTTACTAATTtgtcaatattttttatccTTTTAATAAgattaaatgataaatctaaattttctaaattcgtcaatttattcaaattactCGAAATATGTTTAATTCTATTATCATAAAAATCAAGATCGACCATAGCATCATAAGGTAAGACATCTACTTCACtgatattttcaattaaattctGTCTAAGGCACAATTGCTCCAATTTCCTAAATCTTGGTAACTCTAGCTCTTCCATTGACCTGatcttcaattgaatcaaattAATGGATGCAACATCATCTTCAAGATCAGCAGTCAAATCCAGATCGGCGCCAATATACTCTAGCTTCTCATCTGGTACAACCTCAGGAGTAAAACCTTTACTAGTGTCAATTATTTGTAAATCAGAAGTATTCTTAGTTAAATCAACAGTATCTTGTCCTGACATTGGTAATTATTTCTCTTTCGTCTAAATCGTTTTTCTTTAGCAAAAAATATAGTAAAATACTATTTCAACTATCCTGCCATCCAGTTGATCCAAGTTACAATTACTGAGACTAGCATACTTAATAGTATAACAAGTAACCAGATACCTAATAAAGGATTACTAACTATGGCTACTTCCTTATATACAAATTCCTTATTTGAACAACTTATGCATGGGGAATGCGATAAAGTCGGGTAACACAGGACCAGTCACAATGGTTTGAAGTGTTATGCTTACCATCAAGCCATGGATAGAGTCAATAACCGattaattttaaaggtgtacattgaatattatatatgtgGTATGTAACCAGAGATCAACTATTGAAAACATATGCAATTTTTGCAATCAGTGGGGCAGAGAAGGAGGAGGCCGTTTCTTTAAAAGACAGGTTCCCATTTGACAGACCAATTTAAAGATTCACCTGCTTTGAATGGACACACTTCGACTGAGTTGTCTGCATTTGTAATGACGTTTGGCACCACTTGTGACTTTTGGTAAAGGATACAATGGTCCTTGGATATTATTTCGTGTGGGCCTAAGTTGTAGAACTCTCTACCAAACTTGGAAACaaaatctttcaatttatcaattgagTTGTGATCATTGAATACCTGAGCAAGGTATGGAATCTCTAGCGATTGTGTGTAGACACCTGCACAAACACTTGATATTCTAGCTTTGTTACTCAGTGGATGTGGGGCTGAATCAGAGCCAAAGAAAAAGTATGGCTTACCAGAGGTAGCTGCATCAATCAATGCTCTTTTATCACTTGGCAATTTGGCAACTGGTTTACAAAAGTTAATCGGGTTTCCTGCCCAGTCATCGATTGTTAAGAATAGATGGTGGGTGGTAATTGTTGCTGCAACCCTAATGTCCCTCGGATCTTTAATCTCCTTGTTGATGTCCATGATAGTGTCGATTGCCTTTTGCGTAGTACAATGTTCCAAAACAATTCTTAAATCTGGAAAGTCAGTATGCAATTTTCTAAGAGCAGGCAGGAAATATTCTTCAGCATTCAAGACAGTAATGTCCTCTTTGTCCTTCTCCGAGAAACAACTTTCTGTGGAAGGTTTCTCACCAtgtaaattcaaaataagaCCAAATTCTTGcattttttcaaagataGGATAGAATTTGGAAAAATCATTTGGATCAACACCT
The sequence above is drawn from the Tetrapisispora phaffii CBS 4417 chromosome 2, complete genome genome and encodes:
- the TUS1 gene encoding Rho family guanine nucleotide exchange factor TUS1 (similar to Saccharomyces cerevisiae TUS1 (YLR425W); ancestral locus Anc_4.305); the protein is MSTPYPISSSSPERKSKSNRPPPPPISNLHDNIISLNQQKNREPLKSPDSYRSPFIFESSTSISPTNRNNSPTYPSPFIGENDPNIYKTSSDLTNNSNFRSGSNLSSSQNNFRKISSQFGLLSGTISDNPTFFERPSMPKSIPVSSRNISWTSRISDSIDSVYTDSNYTFNNSNARHSSFNSLLGGKPLELAPSLTAPIQPFSMNFLDENKLYQCYSVSKLSDIYEWILKVYFEWFNECFFNKIEFFQMIQLLLEFQMPKTFDQDIIDSNVDRIIESLVSQGAVRFEVDSDNFSSSAALNNTNLNSNNEIAIIVSGLDVSGIFTELLPCYSFLDTTETDGNSNLCYSYTCLNRFSGDGRDKVELSEIINKSVGLWTEYWKLTPEELSEINPREIQRQSFIFDLIILEERSLNMANAAVEIYGKRFSPDLLPEDTDFSSLAFDIFEPLIRIHKELLLDPIFWKLKTRGKFIDLIGKIYLKWCHEAKDMYINYAVSMATVHEIITWEKQHNTAFARWLKDIDNLPDIRRSKMYYDVIFFGGFFKSLQNLPITLNSVWKNTDASMEDYHDLQLAIKEIENLSSEVDRVHGIAIDRRKLVRFSKQLVYDKKNSFPVGYVNLSSTQEEKEKTQDKLELGLSDNNRKLLMSGIVHKKRELWLDPTEIYLALLDNFLLITERVIKGDVENYKLVERPIPIEYLNLEKRKKQEEDRSSSYIPNTPISSVRPNLISAASTVSKSLIATPTKETYHSTEISNVGGASEFSFKVRNLATNESYTFLTSTNDENERWIASFLVCFKQNDNLLSTIVFSLNVITDQFLYAEKDAPVNLPMAPEGSELDNALRKYEEENVDNSSKILLPSAIFCSVSISFEGNRYTLLAIEQGVFMKKEDKIGRNFVKLLDCKAVKCMEVNIKLGLLFILDNRRLCYYNIPSILGAYYAPKKYLPNNRIVGILIRDKVSCFKMAEDFGNSKHLLYERKGKIVILTPEFDKLTNSFKFYKIYKKYLLPISTSSLLTLEIHDIVVFKKSFIVCTSKGNFVFNDSFNDTGISIPTFFNDKDIYPSIKSSHFTNTIKNTVEPSSKKEASKYKMVEYVKKDIANKKTKTCTCFQISNTSQFIVVYDEAVILLNQFGEIADWKNDIMVLDFCCTNASLIKNYLLLVSDNLIQIYNINSNIKLSKLTPIQILKGKKIKMINSNKTENLIVSISHPNIPNRQLLASLNLVDI
- the SDS22 gene encoding type 1 protein phosphatase-activating protein SDS22 (similar to Saccharomyces cerevisiae SDS22 (YKL193C); ancestral locus Anc_4.298), coding for MSGQDTVDLTKNTSDLQIIDTSKGFTPEVVPDEKLEYIGADLDLTADLEDDVASINLIQLKIRSMEELELPRFRKLEQLCLRQNLIENISEVDVLPYDAMVDLDFYDNRIKHISSNLNKLTNLENLDLSFNLIKRIKNIDKLVKLKNLYLVQNKISKIENLSTLTELENLELGGNEIKEIEEDSFVGLSKLKEIWLGKNSIPRLINLHHLKSLKILSIQGNKLKKIEGLEELENLEELYVANNFISKIEGLENNKKLTTLDITSNKITEISNLSHLTELTDLWASFNKIDQSFESLGEELKNCKQLDTIYLEGNPIQLRNETSYRRKLVLNLGPSLQKIDATYIQG
- the URA4 gene encoding dihydroorotase (similar to Saccharomyces cerevisiae URA4 (YLR420W); ancestral locus Anc_4.294), which translates into the protein MAQIDLGIPCDMHVHVREGPMCELVTPTIKEGGVSVAYIMPNLQPPVTSIDRVSEYKTKLSKISPDTTFLMSFYLSDLLTPEVVEEAAKNKLIHGIKCYPAGVTTNSTQGVDPNDFSKFYPIFEKMQEFGLILNLHGEKPSTESCFSEKDKEDITVLNAEEYFLPALRKLHTDFPDLRIVLEHCTTQKAIDTIMDINKEIKDPRDIRVAATITTHHLFLTIDDWAGNPINFCKPVAKLPSDKRALIDAATSGKPYFFFGSDSAPHPLSNKARISSVCAGVYTQSLEIPYLAQVFNDHNSIDKLKDFVSKFGREFYNLGPHEIISKDHCILYQKSQVVPNVITNADNSVEVCPFKAGESLNWSVKWEPVF